The following proteins come from a genomic window of Lachnoclostridium phytofermentans ISDg:
- a CDS encoding YmfQ family protein codes for MAANLISYVPGVLQEVREFKAITTVENPEIDNLSVSLGLALNNQFIGYLDNYGCSRWETMLAIKPLDTDTLQERNFRILARVNEQLPYTYRSLEERLADLCGKDGYSIVMDKAKYILNVRIAQSAKKNFSAVAELLDRITPCNLILSISLLYNTHNMVGGFTHNQLSAYTYGQIREEENL; via the coding sequence ATGGCAGCTAATCTTATCAGCTATGTACCAGGAGTGCTCCAAGAAGTGCGTGAGTTTAAGGCAATAACAACTGTAGAAAATCCAGAAATAGATAATCTTTCAGTTTCGCTTGGCCTTGCATTAAACAATCAATTTATTGGCTACTTGGATAATTACGGTTGCTCTCGATGGGAAACGATGCTTGCTATCAAACCGTTGGATACAGACACACTTCAGGAACGTAATTTTAGGATTCTGGCCAGAGTGAACGAGCAATTGCCTTACACGTATCGAAGCTTGGAGGAACGGCTTGCAGACTTATGCGGTAAAGATGGATATTCAATTGTCATGGATAAAGCTAAATATATTTTAAATGTAAGGATTGCACAGTCGGCAAAGAAAAACTTCAGCGCTGTTGCAGAACTCCTGGACAGGATTACTCCTTGCAATTTAATCTTATCAATTTCCTTATTATATAACACTCATAATATGGTGGGCGGTTTCACACACAATCAATTGTCTGCTTACACATATGGTCAGATTAGAGAGGAGGAAAATCTATAA
- a CDS encoding DUF2634 domain-containing protein: MVPQIDFDITTLEITEMPSKTFALSRNKVIGTVDGLEAIKQSVYMALSVERYEHLIYSWDYGVELEDLFGKDPAYVYPTLIGRIEEALLQDDRILGVDEFSFASNKGSVTVKFTVHTAYGDIEQEKEVNI, from the coding sequence ATGGTACCACAAATTGATTTTGATATAACCACTCTTGAAATCACAGAAATGCCAAGTAAAACATTTGCACTATCTAGAAATAAAGTTATAGGCACTGTGGATGGACTGGAGGCGATTAAGCAATCCGTTTATATGGCTTTGAGTGTGGAGCGCTATGAACATCTTATCTATAGCTGGGATTACGGCGTTGAGCTAGAAGACCTTTTCGGAAAAGACCCTGCGTATGTATACCCTACATTAATAGGTCGCATTGAAGAAGCATTGCTGCAAGATGACCGTATTCTTGGTGTGGATGAATTTAGTTTTGCATCTAACAAAGGAAGTGTGACGGTCAAGTTCACGGTTCATACCGCTTATGGTGATATTGAACAGGAGAAGGAGGTGAATATCTAA
- a CDS encoding head-tail connector protein produces MKSCDKTKDIPLQFALDDTQDTILNYCNLKELPVALETTAYRMAMDLYRNESPGEESTPLGTVSSISEGDASTSFKSPTTEFKDHLLKDYKAQLRRFRKVGFR; encoded by the coding sequence GTGAAGTCTTGCGATAAAACGAAAGACATTCCTCTTCAATTTGCTCTGGACGATACTCAGGACACGATTTTAAATTACTGCAATCTAAAAGAGCTACCGGTGGCACTTGAAACTACAGCTTATCGGATGGCTATGGATCTATACAGGAATGAATCTCCAGGGGAAGAAAGTACGCCCCTGGGGACAGTGTCCTCCATAAGCGAAGGAGATGCATCAACCAGTTTTAAAAGCCCTACGACTGAATTCAAGGACCACCTGTTAAAGGATTATAAAGCTCAGCTAAGAAGATTTAGAAAGGTGGGATTCCGATGA
- a CDS encoding phage upper tail fiber protein yields the protein MAKYTEKLNLKKPEPTDFYNIKDFNDNMDKIEEHKHKASDITDLPESLPANGGNADTVNNHTVKSDVPSNAKFTDTVYAHPETHDAKMITGLPEKLPANGGNAHTVDDLHFLVLTQAAYDALSTKDANTIYFTT from the coding sequence ATGGCAAAATATACAGAAAAGCTAAATCTCAAAAAGCCGGAACCAACGGACTTTTATAATATAAAAGACTTCAATGACAACATGGATAAAATAGAAGAACATAAGCATAAGGCCAGTGATATCACAGACTTACCAGAAAGTTTGCCGGCTAATGGTGGAAATGCTGATACTGTTAATAATCACACAGTAAAATCAGACGTTCCATCAAATGCAAAGTTCACCGATACAGTTTATGCACACCCAGAGACACATGATGCAAAAATGATTACAGGGCTTCCTGAAAAACTACCTGCTAATGGTGGTAACGCACATACTGTAGATGATTTGCACTTTCTAGTACTTACTCAAGCCGCCTACGATGCTTTATCTACTAAGGATGCCAATACGATTTACTTTACAACATAA
- a CDS encoding baseplate J/gp47 family protein has translation MYEDMTYEVILNRALARIPPGIDKREGSMIYTAVAPVCAELAQMYVELEGIMNESFADTASRDFLIRRAAERGLTPKEATYAVVKGVINIDIPIGARFTLDKFSYRATEKISAGAFKLTCETPGSSPNSSTGVLLPVEYIDGLTSASITEILIPGEEEEDTEVFRKRYFDSLDAQAFGGNRADYKAKVLSLDGVGAVKIYRATNVSGEESGGNVKLVILNSDHAKPSATLVDSVQSTIDPITNGGDGLGLAPLWHFVHVTGADETVINITTTITYQSGYTYEDVKSYIASAIDGYFKDLAKSWQDEGSSGLVVRISRIDVALLGIPGIVDVTGTMLNGSAVNIELDKNAIPVRGSLNGS, from the coding sequence ATGTATGAGGATATGACATATGAAGTAATTTTAAATCGAGCCCTTGCCAGAATTCCACCCGGAATTGATAAACGAGAAGGTAGTATGATTTATACTGCAGTTGCTCCGGTATGTGCAGAGTTAGCGCAGATGTATGTAGAGCTCGAAGGAATTATGAATGAATCCTTCGCTGATACTGCTTCGAGAGACTTCCTTATTCGCAGAGCTGCAGAGAGAGGTCTGACACCAAAAGAAGCAACTTATGCAGTTGTCAAAGGCGTAATTAATATTGATATACCAATCGGCGCTAGATTTACTCTGGATAAATTTAGTTATAGGGCAACAGAGAAGATATCTGCAGGAGCATTCAAGCTCACCTGTGAGACTCCTGGAAGTTCGCCTAACAGCTCAACAGGGGTATTGTTACCAGTGGAATACATCGATGGGTTGACAAGTGCAAGTATCACCGAAATACTCATTCCTGGCGAAGAGGAAGAAGATACAGAAGTATTCAGAAAACGATACTTTGACAGCTTAGATGCTCAGGCATTTGGTGGTAATCGTGCGGATTATAAAGCAAAGGTATTGAGTCTTGATGGTGTAGGGGCTGTAAAAATATATCGTGCAACTAATGTTTCAGGAGAAGAAAGCGGAGGAAATGTTAAGCTAGTGATACTTAACTCCGATCATGCAAAGCCTAGCGCAACTTTAGTAGATAGTGTTCAGTCTACCATAGATCCGATTACAAATGGCGGTGATGGTTTAGGACTAGCTCCTCTATGGCATTTTGTTCATGTCACCGGTGCGGACGAAACAGTTATTAATATTACAACCACAATTACTTACCAAAGCGGATATACCTATGAGGACGTAAAAAGCTATATTGCTTCGGCAATCGATGGCTATTTCAAAGACTTAGCCAAGAGCTGGCAGGATGAGGGCAGCTCCGGATTGGTAGTGAGAATTAGCCGTATCGATGTTGCCCTACTAGGCATTCCAGGAATAGTTGATGTCACTGGTACGATGTTGAATGGTAGTGCTGTTAACATTGAGCTTGATAAAAACGCAATACCGGTTAGGGGGTCTTTAAATGGCAGCTAA
- a CDS encoding phage tail sheath family protein, whose product MSLGGGTFVTQNKVLPGAYINFISAISASESLTDRGIAAIGLDLNWGIDGEIFEVTNADFKEESLRIFGYEYTDAKMKGLRDLFLNAKMLYAYKLTSNGEKATNEYATAKHSGTRGNDLKIVISLNADEPDNFDVKTYLGTLIVDAQTVATADKLVANDFVKFKSDAVLTVTAGTALSNGSNGVIDGASHTAFLAKAESYSFNAIGVISTDDEVNGLYAAYAKRMRDELGVKFQAVTYHKAYDYEGVVNVKNKVINAGWSEASLVYWVTGIIAGCEVNKSNLNKSYNGEFTIDTNYTQSQLEAAIKAGEFTLHKVGPNVRVLADINSMVTISDTKSDIFKENQTIRVIDQIANDIAVLFNTKYLGAIPNDASGRISLWSDVVKHHKALQNIRAIENFQDSDVVITQGATKKSVVVSDVVTVVNAMGQLYMTVTVQ is encoded by the coding sequence ATGTCATTAGGTGGCGGAACGTTTGTTACGCAAAACAAAGTCCTTCCTGGCGCTTACATCAATTTTATTTCTGCAATATCGGCAAGTGAAAGCTTGACTGATAGGGGCATTGCTGCAATTGGCCTTGATCTTAACTGGGGCATCGATGGTGAAATATTTGAAGTAACCAACGCTGATTTTAAAGAAGAATCTTTGAGGATATTTGGGTATGAGTACACAGATGCAAAGATGAAGGGTTTAAGAGATTTATTCTTAAATGCAAAGATGCTCTATGCATACAAGTTGACTAGTAATGGAGAGAAGGCAACTAATGAATATGCAACTGCAAAGCATTCAGGTACCCGTGGTAATGATTTAAAGATAGTAATATCACTAAACGCTGATGAACCGGATAACTTCGATGTAAAAACTTATCTTGGAACCTTGATTGTTGATGCGCAGACGGTTGCGACAGCGGATAAACTGGTTGCAAATGATTTTGTGAAATTCAAATCAGACGCAGTACTTACTGTTACTGCAGGTACTGCGCTTTCAAATGGGTCCAATGGAGTGATTGACGGTGCTTCACATACAGCATTTCTTGCAAAAGCAGAATCCTACTCATTCAATGCAATCGGCGTTATTTCAACTGATGACGAAGTGAATGGCTTATATGCAGCATATGCAAAAAGAATGCGTGATGAGCTTGGTGTAAAGTTCCAAGCGGTAACCTACCATAAAGCTTATGATTATGAAGGTGTTGTAAACGTTAAAAACAAAGTAATAAATGCTGGATGGTCAGAAGCATCACTTGTTTATTGGGTGACTGGTATTATTGCCGGATGCGAAGTCAATAAATCTAACCTAAACAAGAGCTACAATGGCGAATTCACCATTGATACAAACTACACACAGTCACAGCTTGAAGCAGCGATCAAAGCAGGTGAATTCACACTACACAAGGTAGGTCCTAATGTTCGTGTTCTTGCTGATATTAATTCCATGGTCACTATATCAGATACAAAGAGTGATATCTTCAAAGAAAACCAGACCATCAGGGTAATTGATCAGATTGCAAACGATATTGCAGTTCTGTTTAATACAAAGTATTTGGGAGCAATTCCAAACGATGCATCAGGAAGAATTAGTCTTTGGTCAGATGTTGTGAAGCACCACAAAGCACTTCAAAACATTAGAGCAATTGAGAATTTCCAGGATTCTGATGTTGTTATAACACAGGGGGCAACCAAAAAATCAGTTGTTGTCAGTGATGTTGTAACTGTTGTTAATGCAATGGGCCAGCTCTATATGACAGTTACGGTTCAATAG
- a CDS encoding phage holin family protein, with the protein MEKFITGLQYIISLLGAFLGWFLGGVDGFMTALIWFVVVDYLTGVMVAIIEKKLSSKVGFRGIFKKVIIFCLVGISNILDIYVIKTGSAIRLAVISFYIYNEGVSILENISVIGLPVPEKLKDALIQVGNHDKKEDE; encoded by the coding sequence ATGGAGAAGTTTATTACAGGCTTACAATATATTATATCTTTGCTTGGAGCGTTTTTAGGATGGTTTCTTGGTGGTGTAGACGGTTTTATGACAGCACTCATTTGGTTTGTTGTCGTGGATTATCTTACCGGGGTAATGGTAGCGATTATTGAGAAAAAGCTATCAAGCAAGGTAGGATTTAGGGGAATATTCAAGAAAGTTATTATTTTCTGTTTAGTTGGTATTAGCAATATATTAGATATTTATGTAATTAAGACCGGAAGCGCCATAAGACTTGCTGTTATTTCTTTCTATATCTATAATGAAGGTGTAAGTATATTAGAAAATATTTCGGTTATCGGTTTGCCGGTACCAGAAAAATTAAAAGATGCATTAATTCAAGTAGGAAACCATGATAAGAAGGAGGATGAATAG
- a CDS encoding phage tail terminator family protein, with translation MINEIIYGISKAIDQEFGDGYGIHTESIEQGLEEPCFFILCLNPTNELFLGKKYFRTNQFCIQYFPSTDKTRIECADVLDRLFDCLETITINEDLIMGTRMNGEIVDGVLNFMVNFNLFVYKDADRADEMDTVTVKSDAKG, from the coding sequence GTGATAAATGAAATTATTTATGGAATCAGCAAAGCAATCGACCAAGAGTTTGGTGACGGCTACGGCATACACACAGAATCTATTGAACAAGGTTTAGAAGAGCCTTGTTTTTTTATTTTGTGCTTGAACCCTACCAATGAACTATTCCTTGGGAAAAAATATTTCAGAACAAATCAGTTTTGCATTCAATACTTTCCTTCAACAGATAAAACTAGAATCGAGTGCGCTGATGTCCTTGATAGATTATTTGATTGCTTGGAAACAATCACTATCAATGAAGACTTGATCATGGGAACAAGAATGAACGGTGAAATAGTGGATGGAGTTTTAAACTTTATGGTTAATTTTAATCTATTTGTTTACAAAGATGCTGATAGAGCAGACGAAATGGATACAGTAACAGTCAAATCTGATGCGAAAGGATGA
- a CDS encoding LysM peptidoglycan-binding domain-containing protein, whose product MYKVYLWDMLLPITPSKIVTKINNQNKTLTLLNGQEINLVKSPGLTDINFQMILPGNKYPFVIGSYKSPNWYLNRLQELKVNKFYTTLLVSREIKGREWFKQEMDVTLEDYSITEDSKNGFDLVVDVKLKQYIDYGVKYVILENVKDGVVEKKTRSSSKTIPKTYTVANGDTLWAIAKKLLGDGSKCWNLAKLNNIKNPNIIFVGQVLKIQDVPATTQKSTSTSQKTGSSSTSSITTTALGGKSDTMKKATTSAPLSNTGILQAKLSGNEGQGSYDLRKDWLGGLNVPGQLNNKKQTVFPRSEWWASMDHGT is encoded by the coding sequence ATGTATAAAGTTTATTTATGGGATATGCTTCTGCCAATTACGCCTTCAAAAATTGTCACAAAAATAAACAATCAGAATAAAACGTTAACGTTACTTAATGGCCAGGAGATCAATTTAGTAAAATCTCCTGGTCTTACTGATATTAATTTTCAAATGATACTACCAGGAAATAAATATCCTTTTGTCATTGGTAGTTACAAATCGCCAAACTGGTATCTTAACAGATTACAGGAACTGAAAGTTAATAAATTTTATACTACACTGTTAGTATCAAGAGAAATCAAGGGCAGAGAGTGGTTCAAGCAAGAGATGGATGTTACCCTCGAAGACTACTCCATAACGGAAGATTCTAAAAACGGGTTCGATTTAGTTGTTGATGTCAAACTCAAGCAATACATCGATTATGGAGTTAAATACGTCATACTTGAAAATGTAAAGGATGGTGTAGTTGAGAAGAAAACTAGATCCTCTTCCAAGACAATCCCAAAAACTTATACCGTTGCGAATGGTGATACTCTTTGGGCCATTGCTAAGAAGTTACTAGGAGACGGTTCAAAGTGTTGGAACCTAGCAAAATTAAACAATATCAAAAACCCTAATATTATCTTTGTTGGACAGGTTTTAAAGATTCAGGATGTTCCGGCAACAACGCAAAAAAGCACATCCACATCTCAGAAAACAGGTAGTTCGAGTACGTCGTCTATCACTACTACTGCATTGGGTGGAAAGAGTGATACTATGAAAAAAGCAACAACTTCCGCCCCACTTAGTAATACTGGTATACTTCAGGCAAAATTATCTGGTAACGAAGGACAAGGCAGTTATGATCTCAGAAAAGATTGGTTAGGAGGCTTAAATGTACCAGGTCAGCTTAATAATAAAAAACAAACTGTATTTCCCCGTAGTGAGTGGTGGGCTAGTATGGACCACGGAACGTAA
- a CDS encoding DUF2577 domain-containing protein — MLSIANLVQLIKKAACDAVEATKPTQFLYGKVTSINPLTVSINQKIVLTSGFLVVPEHLTDHKMTVEFMGAETTYTFKNALQIDDKVVLLQQKGGQQYLLLDKVVDN, encoded by the coding sequence GTGTTATCAATAGCTAATTTAGTGCAGTTAATTAAAAAGGCAGCATGTGACGCTGTAGAGGCTACCAAGCCTACGCAATTCCTATATGGAAAAGTCACATCTATTAATCCGCTTACAGTATCTATCAACCAAAAAATAGTGCTTACAAGCGGATTTTTAGTTGTACCAGAACACTTGACAGACCATAAGATGACAGTCGAGTTCATGGGCGCCGAAACTACCTATACATTTAAAAATGCTCTCCAAATTGATGATAAGGTGGTACTCTTACAGCAAAAAGGTGGACAACAGTACCTTTTGTTAGATAAGGTGGTGGATAACTAA
- a CDS encoding WD40/YVTN/BNR-like repeat-containing protein, which yields MAGFKQLTKLPKGFIGTTKLKNGYKGAIKFWSNGKKVLVGYGYAQIAYSEDGINFTVSNFVPTSYLRAFGGTFFKGKFYIYDNSYSIYSSKDCVTWTQVYANTSNGQKSNNKTMATNGNILVLFDENQGVLYSYDGINFTKSSLVQTGVLTIVNKLRCINGVFFALGTSDETIFKSTDGINYVKVTSTYSDNYFTDICFFNGYYYACKNSTGNCIHRSQDGTTWTMLTTKGISTPWYLNILQGRFVAMNGVGTIWRSSDAITWNLDLYADGINHRIDDYIVDDESGRMYQVGNNSTVSNCIYTTTGADLNYTNLPANSNQSPICAVLEGE from the coding sequence ATGGCAGGATTTAAGCAATTAACAAAATTACCAAAAGGGTTTATTGGTACAACAAAGCTAAAAAATGGATATAAAGGTGCAATAAAATTTTGGAGTAACGGAAAAAAAGTATTAGTAGGTTATGGATATGCCCAAATTGCTTATAGTGAAGACGGAATAAATTTTACTGTTTCCAATTTTGTACCAACCAGTTATCTAAGGGCATTTGGTGGAACTTTTTTCAAAGGTAAGTTTTACATTTATGATAACTCTTATTCTATCTATTCATCTAAAGACTGTGTAACTTGGACGCAGGTGTATGCAAATACTAGTAATGGGCAAAAGAGCAATAATAAGACAATGGCTACAAATGGAAATATACTTGTACTGTTTGATGAAAACCAAGGAGTCCTGTATTCCTACGATGGAATAAACTTTACAAAGAGTTCGTTAGTACAAACTGGCGTACTAACAATAGTAAATAAATTAAGGTGTATTAATGGTGTATTTTTTGCCTTGGGAACAAGTGATGAAACAATATTCAAGTCTACTGATGGAATAAATTATGTAAAAGTAACAAGTACCTATTCTGACAATTATTTTACTGATATATGCTTTTTTAACGGATATTATTATGCGTGTAAAAATTCAACAGGTAATTGTATACACAGATCACAAGATGGAACAACATGGACCATGCTAACTACAAAGGGTATCAGTACTCCTTGGTATCTCAATATTCTACAAGGCAGGTTTGTGGCAATGAATGGAGTTGGCACTATTTGGAGGTCATCAGATGCAATTACTTGGAATTTAGATCTTTATGCAGACGGAATAAATCATAGAATTGATGATTATATCGTTGATGATGAATCAGGTAGGATGTATCAAGTTGGTAACAATAGCACAGTTTCAAATTGTATTTATACCACGACAGGAGCTGATTTAAACTATACAAACTTACCGGCAAATAGCAACCAATCACCCATATGCGCAGTATTGGAGGGAGAATAG
- a CDS encoding phage tail assembly chaperone yields the protein MSNFNRFMKQNKVQKENTTYPATKSLTDEKGNPLLWSIKPLTTRENDAIREDCTMDVPVTGKPNMFRPKVNTSKYIAKMICAAVIEPNLNDKELQDSYGVMTPEELLKEMVDDPGEYGDFANFVQQFNGFTTTMDDKVEEAKN from the coding sequence ATGTCAAATTTTAATAGATTTATGAAACAGAACAAGGTACAGAAGGAAAATACTACTTACCCTGCGACCAAGTCGTTAACAGATGAAAAAGGAAATCCTTTGCTTTGGTCGATTAAGCCATTGACGACAAGAGAAAATGATGCAATTAGAGAGGACTGCACAATGGATGTGCCTGTAACTGGTAAGCCTAACATGTTTAGACCAAAGGTAAACACCTCTAAGTACATTGCAAAAATGATTTGTGCAGCTGTTATTGAACCAAATCTAAATGACAAGGAGCTTCAAGATTCTTACGGCGTCATGACTCCTGAAGAACTTTTAAAAGAAATGGTAGATGATCCTGGCGAATACGGAGACTTTGCTAATTTCGTTCAGCAGTTCAATGGATTCACAACCACTATGGATGACAAGGTGGAAGAAGCAAAAAACTAA
- a CDS encoding HK97 gp10 family phage protein: protein MGRNGGCNFSEWEKLKANLEATDEQLSLFIESCAKELAARLLAKVIKRTPVGQYPSSTGKNGGTLRRGWTAGKNATEYAQSLKVNHLGDTYVIEIVNPTEYASYVEFGHRTSNHKGWVEGKFMLTISEQEIKTAAPAILEKKISKLLGGCFK from the coding sequence ATGGGTAGAAATGGTGGTTGTAATTTTAGTGAATGGGAAAAGCTGAAAGCAAATCTTGAAGCAACAGATGAACAATTGAGCTTATTTATTGAATCGTGTGCAAAGGAATTGGCTGCAAGACTTCTTGCGAAGGTAATTAAAAGAACACCAGTCGGTCAGTATCCCTCAAGTACTGGAAAGAATGGCGGCACATTAAGAAGAGGTTGGACTGCAGGAAAGAACGCAACTGAATATGCACAGTCTTTAAAGGTTAATCATTTGGGCGACACTTATGTAATTGAAATTGTAAATCCTACGGAATACGCTTCTTATGTAGAGTTTGGGCATAGAACAAGCAATCACAAAGGCTGGGTGGAAGGTAAGTTTATGTTGACAATATCTGAACAAGAAATTAAAACTGCCGCACCTGCAATCCTTGAAAAGAAAATAAGTAAGTTGCTGGGGGGATGTTTCAAGTGA
- a CDS encoding XkdQ/YqbQ family protein, protein MYQVSLIIKNKLYFPVVSGGLVWTTERKSTPGSIKLSVIKDESMKIEEGCQIALVDDELGVFYGYIFTIRETKDDLLEIIAFDQLRYLKNKDTYVYTAWSTGDLLKRIATDFKLKIGTVDDTGIKLKLAEVDTELFDMLNNSIAHTVEITKDLYVMYDDYGKLCLRKASDLILNILIDESSAEDYVFTRSIDESTYNSIKLVYENNKAGTREVYKVYDSSTIEKWGVLQYSEQIQNQNIAKDKVEKLLSMHNTPKRTLQIKNCLGDSRVRAGFSIIIPMLDTNGEKKFHPMFVESAKHTYEADAHFMDLKLTGGVINS, encoded by the coding sequence ATGTACCAGGTCAGCTTAATAATAAAAAACAAACTGTATTTCCCCGTAGTGAGTGGTGGGCTAGTATGGACCACGGAACGTAAATCGACGCCTGGATCAATTAAGCTGTCAGTCATTAAGGATGAATCAATGAAGATAGAAGAAGGGTGTCAAATCGCTTTGGTTGACGATGAACTCGGTGTATTTTATGGGTATATCTTTACAATCAGGGAAACAAAAGACGATTTGCTAGAGATAATTGCATTTGATCAGCTTCGGTACCTAAAAAACAAAGATACTTATGTTTATACTGCTTGGAGTACTGGGGACCTATTAAAGCGTATAGCAACAGATTTTAAGCTAAAGATTGGTACAGTTGATGATACTGGAATTAAGCTTAAATTAGCAGAAGTAGATACAGAACTATTTGATATGCTTAACAACTCAATTGCACATACAGTAGAAATAACAAAAGATCTTTATGTTATGTATGATGATTATGGAAAGCTATGTTTAAGAAAAGCTAGTGATTTGATTCTAAATATATTAATCGATGAATCTTCTGCAGAGGATTATGTCTTTACGAGAAGTATTGATGAGAGCACTTATAACAGCATCAAACTTGTATACGAAAATAATAAAGCGGGAACCCGTGAAGTATACAAGGTTTATGACAGTAGTACGATTGAAAAGTGGGGTGTACTACAGTACAGCGAGCAGATTCAAAACCAAAATATAGCTAAGGATAAAGTTGAAAAGCTCCTAAGTATGCATAATACGCCGAAACGCACTTTACAGATAAAGAATTGTCTTGGTGACAGTAGAGTAAGAGCAGGGTTTAGCATTATTATACCGATGCTTGATACTAATGGTGAAAAGAAGTTTCATCCTATGTTTGTCGAGAGTGCAAAGCATACTTATGAAGCAGACGCTCATTTTATGGACTTGAAGTTAACAGGAGGTGTTATCAATAGCTAA
- a CDS encoding phage scaffolding protein produces the protein MQWLLDLIAKHTKEGVLDTEALTKELNTEFPKHAVPKTEFNTVNEQLKTANNTITDLKKSNGDNETLQTTIKTHETTIATLKAESEKVKKEYALKDKLKDLGVTDADYLIYKHGGIDKFNYDKDGNLIGLEDSIKPYKESLPHIFKNAKSGTDYNPAGGGSYTGKNPFAKDSFNLTEQGKLLKENPAQAKELASAAGITI, from the coding sequence ATGCAATGGTTATTAGACTTAATAGCAAAACACACAAAAGAGGGAGTACTAGATACAGAAGCTCTTACAAAAGAACTCAATACAGAGTTCCCAAAGCATGCAGTACCAAAGACAGAGTTTAATACTGTCAATGAACAACTTAAGACTGCAAATAATACAATTACTGATTTAAAGAAGAGCAATGGTGACAACGAGACATTGCAGACAACCATTAAGACTCACGAAACTACTATAGCAACACTTAAGGCTGAATCTGAAAAGGTTAAGAAGGAGTATGCCTTAAAGGATAAGCTGAAGGATTTAGGGGTTACTGATGCTGACTATCTGATTTACAAGCATGGTGGAATTGATAAGTTTAACTATGATAAGGACGGTAATCTGATAGGCCTTGAAGATTCCATAAAGCCATACAAAGAATCTCTTCCACATATTTTTAAGAATGCCAAATCAGGAACTGATTACAATCCTGCAGGTGGAGGAAGTTATACCGGAAAAAATCCATTTGCAAAAGATTCTTTCAACTTGACGGAGCAAGGGAAACTATTAAAAGAAAACCCGGCACAAGCTAAGGAGTTAGCAAGTGCTGCCGGAATAACAATTTAA
- a CDS encoding phage tail tube protein, translating to MDNVTMIGKDAVSAKLAQCFVTIGRNRYNFMQAINFEAKFEKTKTEIPILGKTGAGNKSTGWKGTGSATFHYNTSIFRQMMIDFKNTGEDVYFEIQVTNEDKTSAAGRQTMVFIDCNIDGGILAKFDADGEYLDEDMDFTFEDFNMPEAFKILSGML from the coding sequence ATGGATAATGTAACTATGATTGGTAAGGATGCCGTTTCTGCTAAGTTAGCACAATGTTTCGTTACAATCGGAAGAAATAGATACAATTTTATGCAAGCGATCAATTTCGAAGCAAAGTTTGAGAAGACTAAAACAGAAATACCTATTCTTGGTAAGACTGGTGCGGGAAACAAGTCTACTGGATGGAAAGGAACTGGTTCAGCAACCTTCCATTACAATACAAGTATTTTCAGACAGATGATGATTGACTTCAAGAACACAGGCGAAGATGTTTATTTTGAAATTCAAGTAACCAACGAGGACAAAACAAGTGCAGCCGGAAGGCAGACAATGGTTTTCATTGACTGTAATATCGATGGCGGTATATTGGCAAAGTTTGATGCCGATGGTGAATATCTTGATGAAGATATGGATTTCACTTTTGAAGACTTCAATATGCCTGAAGCTTTCAAAATTCTTAGTGGTATGCTTTAA